The Phycisphaerae bacterium RAS1 genome includes a region encoding these proteins:
- a CDS encoding Acetyltransferase (GNAT) family protein codes for MRAMADTITTAAIRRSNQRYFEQVCTRETIPQGYAYFQPAHPLVSALSFLGEAVIETGDSREAVPAARGADAAAAVNAFFARRGAACSAWIPAAQQPVDAFSSFLPMLGYERREWTCLGRPPTAAIEDVPAAPYVRVLPARAMRRAYTAAIAARFGDSSRDAETASAMTALHLDRLNDAGYDAFVALADDQPAGTAALFQVGEIGRVCDVFVMPALRRRGVGRELLRHALAAARRWLLHPTCAAVDARNATGRALLEQAGFVADGTIPWFALPGVELGGA; via the coding sequence ATGCGCGCGATGGCCGACACGATCACGACTGCCGCGATCCGCCGCTCGAATCAGCGCTACTTCGAGCAGGTTTGCACGCGCGAGACGATTCCGCAGGGGTACGCATACTTCCAGCCGGCGCACCCGCTCGTTTCCGCGTTGAGCTTTCTGGGCGAAGCAGTGATCGAGACAGGCGACTCGCGCGAGGCGGTGCCGGCGGCGCGCGGTGCGGACGCGGCCGCCGCGGTCAATGCGTTTTTTGCGCGACGCGGCGCCGCCTGCTCGGCTTGGATCCCTGCGGCGCAGCAGCCGGTCGACGCGTTCTCCTCGTTCCTGCCAATGTTGGGATACGAGCGTCGCGAATGGACCTGTCTCGGTCGTCCGCCAACAGCCGCCATTGAGGATGTGCCCGCCGCGCCGTATGTGCGTGTGCTCCCCGCGCGGGCCATGCGCCGCGCGTACACCGCCGCCATTGCCGCGCGGTTCGGCGACTCCAGCCGTGATGCGGAAACGGCGAGCGCCATGACGGCTCTTCATCTCGACCGTCTGAACGACGCCGGGTACGACGCGTTCGTGGCGCTGGCCGACGATCAACCGGCGGGCACGGCCGCGCTTTTCCAGGTCGGCGAGATCGGGCGCGTCTGCGACGTCTTCGTGATGCCTGCGCTGCGCCGCCGCGGCGTCGGGCGCGAGCTGCTGCGTCACGCGCTGGCCGCCGCGCGGCGCTGGCTGCTGCACCCGACCTGCGCCGCGGTTGACGCCCGCAACGCCACCGGGCGGGCGCTGCTGGAGCAGGCGGGATTTGTCGCCGACGGTACAATTCCCTGGTTCGCGCTTCCCGGCGTGGAGCTGGGCGGCGCGTAG